A section of the Triticum dicoccoides isolate Atlit2015 ecotype Zavitan chromosome 7A, WEW_v2.0, whole genome shotgun sequence genome encodes:
- the LOC119330094 gene encoding palmitoyl-acyl carrier protein thioesterase, chloroplastic-like translates to MAGSIAAAAFFPGPPGPPPPPKSALGERPDSLDVRGIAARQASSSSAVRAARTRAHAAVPKVNGGGKSALADAEHDAMPSAAQPRTFYNQLPDWSMLLAAITTIFLAAEKQWTLLDWKPKRPDMLVDTLGFGTIVHDGVMFRQNFSIRSYEIGADRTASIETLMNHLQETALNHVKVVGLLGDGFGSTPEMSKRNLFWVVSQMQAIVERYPCWGDTVEVNTWVGHHGKNGMRRDWHIRDSVTGLTVLKATSKWVMMNKVTRRLARIPDEVRTEIEPFFSEYAAIDDQDNRKFPKLPEHDRATSAKYVRTGLTPRWADLDINQHVNNVKYIGWILESAPISILENHELASIVLDYKRECGRNSVLESHTTVHTDCADESGETTLHCEHLLSLESGPTIVKARTMWRPKGAKSQETAALSW, encoded by the exons ATGGCCGGGTCCATCGCGGCCGCGGCCTTCTTCCCGGGGCCGccggggccgccgccgccgcccaagagCGCCCTGGGCGAGCGTCCGGACAGCCTGGACGTCCGCGGCATCGCCGCGAGGCAGGCCTCGTCGTCCTCCGCCGTGAGGGCCGCCAGGACGCGCGCCCACGCGGCCGTCCCCAAGGTGAACGGCGGCGGCAAGTCGGCGCTGGCGGACGCGGAGCACGACGCCATGCCCTCGGCGGCGCAGCCGAGGACGTTCTACAACCAGCTGCCCGACTGGAGCATGCTCCTCGCGGCCATCACCACCATCttcctggccgccgagaagcagtggaCGCTGCTCGACTGGAAGCCCAAGCGGCCCGACATGCTCGTCGACACGCTGGGCTTCGGCACCATCGTACACGACGGCGTCATGTTCAGGCAGAACTTCTCCATCAGGTCCTACGAGATTGGGGCTGACCGGACGGCGTCCATTGAGACGCTCATGAACCATCTGCAG GAAACTGCACTCAATCATGTGAAGGTCGTTGGGCTGCTAGGAGATGGCTTCGGTTCGACGCCGGAGATGAGTAAACGGAACTTGTTCTGGGTTGTCAGCCAAATGCAGGCCATCGTCGAGCGTTATCCATGCTG GGGTGATACTGTTGAGGTGAACACCTGGGTTGGCCATCATGGTAAAAACGGGATGCGTCGGGACTGGCATATACGTGATTCTGTGACGGGCCTTACAGTACTGAAGGCGACAAG TAAATGGGTTATGATGAACAAGGTTACTAGAAGGCTTGCAAGAATTCCAGATGAAGTACGGACTGAAATAGAGCCGTTCTTTTCTGAGTATGCTGCTATTGATGACCAAGACAACCGAAAATTTCCAAAACTGCCGGAGCATGACCGTGCTACCTCAGCCAAATATGTCCGGACAGGCCTGACT CCACGGTGGGCTGATCTTGATATCAATCAGCATGTCAATAATGTTAAATACATTGGCTGGATCCTTGAG AGCGCGCCAATCTCCATCCTGGAGAACCATGAACTGGCGAGCATAGTCCTGGACTACAAACGGGAGTGCGGCCGGAACAGCGTCCTGGAGTCGCACACCACGGTGCACACCGACTGCGCCGACGAGTCCGGAGAAACAACTCTGCACTGCGAGCATCTGCTGAGCCTGGAGTCAGGACCGACCATCGTGAAGGCCCGGACCATGTGGCGGCCCAAGGGGGCCAAGTCCCAGGAAACGGCGGCTCTGTCGTGGTGA